One region of Brassica napus cultivar Da-Ae chromosome A10, Da-Ae, whole genome shotgun sequence genomic DNA includes:
- the LOC106372126 gene encoding MATH domain and coiled-coil domain-containing protein At2g42460-like translates to MGVLCMKWKHTRNQNKPYRSIFLQMEKALSWEIDDFSKRNNWIKSDNFSSGGCEWYAKVYPKGSGCSDHLSVFLCVVNPPNSLRPGWKRRAIFSFLLLNQSGQVLNRSPEERKYCLFCAEVPSWGFRKALPLTKLGFPEGVASYKLTVEVYIKVVEVVHQGKSTENDIIDFHGSHIFASQVFSVANTVFQDPHYVEDFKPENQWVQPKYYMYLLGLVETLIKPPQSLSATELSNAQRDLTALKESGFKLDWLNSKLEEVSLEWKKGAHSSHESGIHQLEERVENVELSLSDVIVELDKVKTKSAAAQVSSFQFIDFLIKRLFLSCFSFSKS, encoded by the exons atgggAGTATTATGCATGAAGTGGAAACATACAAGAAATCAAAACAAACCTTATCGATCAATATTTTTACAGATGGAGAAGGCATTGAGTTGGGAGATAGATGACTTCTCCAAGAGGAACAATTGGATAAAGTCTGATAACTTCTCAAGTGGTGGCTGCGAATG GTATGCTAAGGTATATCCCAAGGGATCCGGTTGCTCTGATCACTTGTCTGTGTTCCTTTGCGTTGTGAATCCTCCTAATTCATTGAGACCTGGATGGAAACGGAGAGCTATTTTTAGCTTCCTTTTGTTGAATCAATCCGGCCAAGTTTTAAACAGATCACCAG AAGAAAGGAAATACTGTTTGTTCTGCGCTGAGGTCCCAAGCTGGGGTTTCCGGAAGGCGTTGCCTCTTACCAAGCTGGGGTTTCCGGAAGGCGTTGCCTCTTACAAACTAACCGTTGAAGTCTACATCAAAGTAGTTGAAGTTGTTCATCAAGGAAAATCAACTGAGAATGATATAATAGATTTCCATGGTTCCCATATCTTTGCTTCTCAA GTTTTCTCAGTGGCCAATACTGTCTTTCAGGACCCACACTATGTAGAAGATTTCAAACCTGAGAACCAATGGGTCCAACCAAAGTACTACATGTATCTCCTTGGCCTCGTCGAGACACTGATCAAGCCTCCACAGAGCTTGTCTGCGACAGAACTAAGCAATGCTCAAAGAGATTTGACAGCGCTGAAGGAGTCAGGCTTCAAACTTGACTGGTTAAATTCAAAGCTTGAGGAGGTTTCCTTGGAGTGGAAGAAAGGAGCACATTCTTCTCATGAGTCTGGGATCCATCAACTAGAGGAACGGGTCGAGAATGTTGAACTGTCTTTGTCAGATGTCATAGTTGAACTAGACAAGGTGAAGACTAAATCTGCTGCTGCTCAAGTTTCTTCGTTTCAGTTTATAGATTTTCTTATAAAGAGATTATTTCTCTCTTGCTTCTCATTCTCAAAATCCTAG
- the LOC106372125 gene encoding serine/threonine-protein kinase PBL34-like: protein MGLDDTDAVKAKGNLQSNESESHKRKKNNSKGEEEEREGSGCWLNLRFMFGCVPSKPDVDGVSSASSSLYATTCPTVESKQANEKPNDQPVSSTTTTTTSNAGSSSSTPMISEELKVYSNLTKFTFNDLKLATRNFRPESLLGEGGFGCVFKGWIQEHGTAPVKPGTGLTVAVKTLNPDGLQGHKEWLAEINFLGNLLHPNLVKLVGYCIEDDQRLLVYEFMPRGSLENHLFRRSLPLPWCIRMKIAVGAAKGLSFLHEEALKPVIYRDFKTSNILLDSDYNAKLSDFGLAKDAPDEGKTHVSTHVMGTYGYAAPEYVMTGHLTSKSDVYSFGVVLLEMLTGRRSMDKNRPNGEHNLVEWARPHLLDKRRFYKLLDPRLEGHFSIKGAQKVIQLAAQCLSRDPKVRPKMSDVVEALKPLPHLKDMASSSYYFQTMQAERLKNGLGRSQGFGSRKGQPQPVFRTLSSPHGSQGGNGFGSRKGQPQPVFRTMSSPHGASPYRPQIPSPKPKGATT, encoded by the exons ATGGGTTTGGATGATACTGATGCTGTCAAAGCTAAAGGAAACTTGCAATCTAACGAGAGTGAGAGTCACAAAAGGAAGAAGAACAACAGTAaaggcgaagaagaagaaagagaaggaagtggGTGTTGGCTCAACTTAAGGTTTATGTTTGGCTGCGTACCTTCAAAACCAGATGTTGATGGTGTTTCTTCCGCTTCCTCTTCTCTCTATGCCACTACCTGCCCCACCG TGGAAAGTAAACAGGCAAATGAGAAACCAAATGATCAACCAGTTTCCTCcacgacaacaacaacaactagcAATGCGGGAAGCTCTTCCTCAACCCCAATGATCAGCGAAGAACTTAAGGTTTATTCTAACCTCACCAAGTTCACTTTCAACGACCTTAAGCTAGCTACCAGAAACTTCAGACCCGAGAGTCTTCTCGGAGAAGGTGGTTTTGGTTGCGTCTTTAAAGGATGGATCCAAGAACACGGTACTGCTCCTGTTAAACCCGGTACAGGTCTCACCGTAGCTGTCAAAACCTTGAATCCTGATGGACTTCAAGGTCACAAAGAATGGCTT GCTGAGATTAATTTCCTTGGGAACCTTCTTCACCCAAATCTAGTAAAGCTGGTTGGTTATTGCATAGAAGATGATCAAAGACTGCTTGTTTACGAGTTTATGCCTAGAGGAAGTTTGGAGAATCATCTTTTTAGAA GGTCGTTGCCACTTCCTTGGTGTATACGGATGAAGATTGCGGTAGGAGCTGCAAAAGGTCTCAGTTTCCTCCATGAAGAAGCTTTGAAGCCTGTCATCTACCGAGATTTCAAAACGTCAAACATTTTACTTGATTCA GACTACAATGCAAAACTATCTGATTTTGGACTTGCCAAAGATGCTCCTGACGAAGGCAAAACACATGTTTCTACTCATGTTATGGGTACTTATGGTTACGCTGCTCCAGAGTATGTTATGACCG GTCACTTGACGTCAAAGAGCGATGTGTATAGTTTCGGTGTGGTTCTTCTCGAGATGCTAACTGGACGAAGGTCTATGGACAAGAACCGACCAAACGGTGAGCACAACTTAGTGGAATGGGCGAGACCGCATCTACTTGACAAAAGAAGGTTTTACAAGTTGCTTGATCCGAGGCTGGAAGGTCATTTCTCGATCAAAGGCGCACAAAAGGTGATTCAGCTCGCTGCACAGTGTCTTAGCCGTGACCCCAAGGTTAGGCCAAAGATGAGTGATGTTGTCGAAGCGCTCAAACCGCTTCCTCATCTTAAAGACATGGCAAGCTCTTCTTACTACTTCCAGACAATGCAAGCCGAGCGTTTGAAAAACGGGTTGGGTCGGTCTCAGGGGTTTGGATCAAGAAAAGGACAACCACAACCCGTGTTTAGGACACTGTCTAGTCCTCATGGATCTCAAGGAGGAAACGGATTTGGATCAAGAAAGGGGCAGCCACAACCTGTGTTTAGGACAATGTCAAGTCCTCATGGTGCGTCGCCTTACCGACCTCAGATTCCTTCTCCGAAGCCTAAAGGAGCAACTACATAG
- the LOC106370558 gene encoding inositol hexakisphosphate and diphosphoinositol-pentakisphosphate kinase VIP2-like isoform X1 — translation MGVVEEGGAGVVDRKITIGVCVMEKKVKCSPEVFSAPMGQIMDRLQAFGEFEIIHFGDKVILDDPVESWPVCDCLIAFHSSGYPLEKVQAYSSLRKPFLVNELDPQYLLHDRRKVYEHLEMYGIPVPRYACVNRTEPNQDLDYFVEEEDFIEVNGEVFWKPFVEKPVNGDDHSIMIYYPSSAGGGMKELFRKVGNRSSEFHPDVRRVRREGSYIYEEFMPTGGTDVKVYTVGPEYAHAEARKSPVVDGVVMRNPDGKEVRYPVLLTPAEKQMAREVCIAFRQSVCGFDLLRSEGSSYVCDVNGWSFVKNSYKYYDDAACVLRNMFFDAKAPHLSSTIPPILPWKINEPVQSNEGLTRQGSGVIGTFGQSEELRCVIAVVRHGDRTPKQKVKLKVTEEKLLNLMLKYNGGKPRAETKLKTAVQLQDLLDATRMLIPRSRPGESDSDAEDLEHADKLRQVKAVLEEGGHFSGIYRKVQLKPLKWDKVTKSDGDGEEERPVEALMILKYGGVLTHAGRQQAEELGRYFRNNMYPGEGTGLLRLHSTYRHDLKIYSSDEGRVQMSAAAFAKGLLDLEGQLTPILVSLVSKDSSMLDGLDTASSEMEEAKTQLNEIITAGTKLVHDYVSSESPWMIDGVGLPPQANESLPELVKLAKKVTEQVRLLAKDEEENPTEPSAYDVVPPYDQAKALGKSNIDVGRIAAGLPCGSEGFLLMYARWRKLEKELYNERRDRFDITQIPDVYDSCKYDLLHNSHLNLKGLDELFKVAQLLADGVIPNEYGINPQQKLKIGSKIARRLLGKILIDLRNTREEAMSVAELKKSQDQVSVSLCSPRKEDRCSQPKLFIKSDELRRPNTGENKDDDEDKETKYRLDPKYANVMTPERHVRTRLYFTSESHIHSLMNVLRYCNLDESLQGEEGLVCQSALERLCKTKELDYMSYIVLRLFENTEVSLEDPKRFRIELTFSRGADLSPLEKNDEEAESLLREHTLPIMGPERLQEVSSCLTLETMEKMIRPFAMPAEDFPPASIPAGFSGYFSKSAAVLERLVKLWPFNKNSTSNAKKPTT, via the exons ATGGGGGTGGTGGAAGAAGGAGGAGCAGGTGTGGTTGATAGGAAGATAACGATCGGAGTCTGCGTCATGGAAAAGAAGGTGAAGTGCAGCCCCGAG GTTTTCTCGGCTCCCATGGGTCAGATTATGGATAGACTGCAAGCGTTTGGCGAATTTGAG aTCATACATTTTGGGGACAAGGTTATACTCGATGATCCAGTAGAAAG TTGGCCTGTTTGTGACTGCTTGATTGCTTTTCACTCCTCTGGATATCCTCTTGAGAAAGTTCAAGCatattcttctttacgaaa GCCCTTTTTAGTGAATGAACTGGATCCGCAGTATCTTCTTCATGACCGCCGGAAAGTGTATGAG CATCTAGAGATGTATGGTATCCCTGTTCCTAGATATGCTTGTGTCAATAGAACTGAACCCAACCAAGACCTTGATTATTTCGTCGAGGAAGAAGACTTTATTGAGGTTAATGGTGAAGTATTCTGGAAGCCATTTGTTGAAAAGCCCGTTAATG GTGATGATCATAGCATAATGATATACTACCCTAGCTCAGCAGGTGGAGGCATGAAAGAATTGTTTCGTAAG GTTGGGAATCGTTCAAGTGAATTTCATCCTGATGTCAGAAGGGTAAGGAGAGAAGGTTCTTACATATATGAGGAGTTTATGCCTACTGGGGGAACTGATGTCAAG GTCTACACTGTGGGTCCTGAATACGCACACGCTGAAGCAAGAAAGTCACCTGTTGTTGATGGTGTAGTTATGAGAAATCCGGATGGGAAGGAA GTGAGGTATCCAGTGTTGCTTACACCTGCTGAGAAGCAAATGGCGAGAGAAGTTTGCATTGCTTTTAGGCAATCG GTCTGTGGATTTGATCTCTTACGATCTGAGGGAAGTTCATACGTTTGTGACGTTAATGGATGGAGTTTTGTGAAGAACTCTTATAA GTACTATGACGATGCTGCTTGTGTGCTACGGAATATGTTTTTTGATGCAAAGGCTCCTCATCTTTCTTCGACAATTCCTCCCATTCTGCCATGGAAGATCAACGAACCTGTCCAATCTAATGAAGGTCTAACTCGCCAAGGAAGCGGCGTCATTGGAACATTTGGGCAGTCGGAGGAGCTACGTTGTGTCATTGCTGTTGTCCGGCA CGGTGATAGAACCCCTAAGCAAAAAGTGAAACTCAAAGTTACAGAGGAAAAATTGTTAAACCTGATGCTTAAGTACAATGGAGGAAAGCCAAGAGCTGAG ACAAAGCTTAAAACTGCAGTCCAATTGCAAGATCTATTGGATGCCACAAGAATGTTAATTCCTCGTTCAAG ACCAGGTGAAAGTGATAGTGATGCAGAAGACCTTGAACATGCTGACAAGCTTCGACAAGTTAAAGCTgttcttgaagag GGTGGACACTTCTCTGGTATATACAGAAAGGTTCAACTAAAACCGCTGAAATGGGATAAAGTAACAAAAAGTGATGGTGACGGTGAAGAAGAACGCCCAGTGGAAGCTCTTATGATATTGAAATATGGGGGCGTTCTCACTCATGCTGGTCGACAACAG GCAGAAGAACTTGGTAGATACTTCCGAAACAATATGTATCCAG GTGAAGGTACCGGTTTGCTCCGTCTCCATAGTACATACCGTCACGACCTTAAAATTTACAGTTCTGACGAGGGACGCGTTCAG ATGTCTGCAGCTGCTTTTGCTAAAGGCCTACTTGACTTAGAAGGACAGCTGACCCCAATCCTG GTTTCTCTAGTTAGCAAGGATTCTTCAATGTTGGATGGCCTGGATACTGCAAGCAGTGAAATGGAAGAGGCCAAG ACTCAGTTGAATGAGATCATAACTGCCGGCACAAAGTTGGTACATGATTACGTCTCTTCTGAATCACCTTGGATGATCGATGGGGTTGGACTTCCTCCTCAAGCTAATGAGAGCCTACCTGAATTG GTAAAATTAGCTAAAAAGGTGACTGAACAAGTGAGGCTACTAgcaaaagatgaagaagagaatcCCACTGAGCCTAGCGCCTATGATGTTGTCCCTCCCTATGATCAAGCAAAGGCCCTTGGAAAGTCAAACATTGACGTTGGCCGGATTGCTGCTGGATTACCTTGTGGTAGTGAAGGATTTCTTTTGATGTATGCTCGCTGGAGAAAACTCGAAAAGGAACTCTACAATGAAAGAAGAGA CCGGTTCGACATAACGCAGATTCCTGATGTTTACGATTCATGCAA GTACGACCTGTTACATAATTCTCATCTCAACCTGAAAGGACTAGATGAACTCTTCAAAGTTGCTCAG TTACTAGCCGATGGTGTAATCCCAAATGAGTATGGGATCAATCCACAGCAAAAGCTTAAAATCGGTTCAAAG ATTGCTCGTCGCTTGCTGGGCAAAATCTTGATTGACTTGAGGAACACTCGAGAAGAGGCCATGAGTGTTGCTGAACTGAAGAAAAGCCAAGACCAAGTCTCGGTGTCATTATGTTCGCCGAGAAAGGAGGATAGATGTAGTCAGCCAAAACTTTTCATTAAAAGCGATGAGCTAAGACGGCCTAACACTGGAGAGAACAAAGATGACGATGAAGATAAAGAAACCAAGTACCGACTAGATCCAAA GTATGCAAATGTAATGACTCCTGAACGTCATGTGAGGACACGCCTTTACTTCACATCT GAATCACATATACATTCACTGATGAACGTCCTAAGGTATTGTAACCTCGACGAGTCTCTTCAAGGAGAAGAAGGTCTCGTCTGCCAAAGCGCATTGGAACGCCTTTGTAAGACCAAAGAGCTTGATTACATGAGCTACATTGTCCTAAGACTGTTCGAGAACACTGag GTATCTCTGGAAGATCCGAAACGATTCAGAATCGAACTTACATTTAGCCGTGGCGCAGATTTGTCTCCCTTAGAG AAGAATGACGAGGAAGCAGAATCTTTACTGAGGGAACACACACTTCCCATAATGGGACCAGAGAGGCTACAAGAGGTTAGTTCGTGTTTGACACTTGAGACAATGGAGAAGATGATACGTCCATTTGCAATGCCGGCCGAGGATTTCCCTCCGGCATCAATTCCGGCAGGCTTCTCCGGTTACTTTTCGAAAAGCGCCGCGGTGCTCGAGCGTCTTGTGAAACTCTGGCCCTTCAACAAGAACTCCACCTCTAATGCAAAAAAGCCAACAACGTAA
- the LOC106370558 gene encoding inositol hexakisphosphate and diphosphoinositol-pentakisphosphate kinase VIP2-like isoform X2 has protein sequence MGVVEEGGAGVVDRKITIGVCVMEKKVFSAPMGQIMDRLQAFGEFEIIHFGDKVILDDPVESWPVCDCLIAFHSSGYPLEKVQAYSSLRKPFLVNELDPQYLLHDRRKVYEHLEMYGIPVPRYACVNRTEPNQDLDYFVEEEDFIEVNGEVFWKPFVEKPVNGDDHSIMIYYPSSAGGGMKELFRKVGNRSSEFHPDVRRVRREGSYIYEEFMPTGGTDVKVYTVGPEYAHAEARKSPVVDGVVMRNPDGKEVRYPVLLTPAEKQMAREVCIAFRQSVCGFDLLRSEGSSYVCDVNGWSFVKNSYKYYDDAACVLRNMFFDAKAPHLSSTIPPILPWKINEPVQSNEGLTRQGSGVIGTFGQSEELRCVIAVVRHGDRTPKQKVKLKVTEEKLLNLMLKYNGGKPRAETKLKTAVQLQDLLDATRMLIPRSRPGESDSDAEDLEHADKLRQVKAVLEEGGHFSGIYRKVQLKPLKWDKVTKSDGDGEEERPVEALMILKYGGVLTHAGRQQAEELGRYFRNNMYPGEGTGLLRLHSTYRHDLKIYSSDEGRVQMSAAAFAKGLLDLEGQLTPILVSLVSKDSSMLDGLDTASSEMEEAKTQLNEIITAGTKLVHDYVSSESPWMIDGVGLPPQANESLPELVKLAKKVTEQVRLLAKDEEENPTEPSAYDVVPPYDQAKALGKSNIDVGRIAAGLPCGSEGFLLMYARWRKLEKELYNERRDRFDITQIPDVYDSCKYDLLHNSHLNLKGLDELFKVAQLLADGVIPNEYGINPQQKLKIGSKIARRLLGKILIDLRNTREEAMSVAELKKSQDQVSVSLCSPRKEDRCSQPKLFIKSDELRRPNTGENKDDDEDKETKYRLDPKYANVMTPERHVRTRLYFTSESHIHSLMNVLRYCNLDESLQGEEGLVCQSALERLCKTKELDYMSYIVLRLFENTEVSLEDPKRFRIELTFSRGADLSPLEKNDEEAESLLREHTLPIMGPERLQEVSSCLTLETMEKMIRPFAMPAEDFPPASIPAGFSGYFSKSAAVLERLVKLWPFNKNSTSNAKKPTT, from the exons ATGGGGGTGGTGGAAGAAGGAGGAGCAGGTGTGGTTGATAGGAAGATAACGATCGGAGTCTGCGTCATGGAAAAGAAG GTTTTCTCGGCTCCCATGGGTCAGATTATGGATAGACTGCAAGCGTTTGGCGAATTTGAG aTCATACATTTTGGGGACAAGGTTATACTCGATGATCCAGTAGAAAG TTGGCCTGTTTGTGACTGCTTGATTGCTTTTCACTCCTCTGGATATCCTCTTGAGAAAGTTCAAGCatattcttctttacgaaa GCCCTTTTTAGTGAATGAACTGGATCCGCAGTATCTTCTTCATGACCGCCGGAAAGTGTATGAG CATCTAGAGATGTATGGTATCCCTGTTCCTAGATATGCTTGTGTCAATAGAACTGAACCCAACCAAGACCTTGATTATTTCGTCGAGGAAGAAGACTTTATTGAGGTTAATGGTGAAGTATTCTGGAAGCCATTTGTTGAAAAGCCCGTTAATG GTGATGATCATAGCATAATGATATACTACCCTAGCTCAGCAGGTGGAGGCATGAAAGAATTGTTTCGTAAG GTTGGGAATCGTTCAAGTGAATTTCATCCTGATGTCAGAAGGGTAAGGAGAGAAGGTTCTTACATATATGAGGAGTTTATGCCTACTGGGGGAACTGATGTCAAG GTCTACACTGTGGGTCCTGAATACGCACACGCTGAAGCAAGAAAGTCACCTGTTGTTGATGGTGTAGTTATGAGAAATCCGGATGGGAAGGAA GTGAGGTATCCAGTGTTGCTTACACCTGCTGAGAAGCAAATGGCGAGAGAAGTTTGCATTGCTTTTAGGCAATCG GTCTGTGGATTTGATCTCTTACGATCTGAGGGAAGTTCATACGTTTGTGACGTTAATGGATGGAGTTTTGTGAAGAACTCTTATAA GTACTATGACGATGCTGCTTGTGTGCTACGGAATATGTTTTTTGATGCAAAGGCTCCTCATCTTTCTTCGACAATTCCTCCCATTCTGCCATGGAAGATCAACGAACCTGTCCAATCTAATGAAGGTCTAACTCGCCAAGGAAGCGGCGTCATTGGAACATTTGGGCAGTCGGAGGAGCTACGTTGTGTCATTGCTGTTGTCCGGCA CGGTGATAGAACCCCTAAGCAAAAAGTGAAACTCAAAGTTACAGAGGAAAAATTGTTAAACCTGATGCTTAAGTACAATGGAGGAAAGCCAAGAGCTGAG ACAAAGCTTAAAACTGCAGTCCAATTGCAAGATCTATTGGATGCCACAAGAATGTTAATTCCTCGTTCAAG ACCAGGTGAAAGTGATAGTGATGCAGAAGACCTTGAACATGCTGACAAGCTTCGACAAGTTAAAGCTgttcttgaagag GGTGGACACTTCTCTGGTATATACAGAAAGGTTCAACTAAAACCGCTGAAATGGGATAAAGTAACAAAAAGTGATGGTGACGGTGAAGAAGAACGCCCAGTGGAAGCTCTTATGATATTGAAATATGGGGGCGTTCTCACTCATGCTGGTCGACAACAG GCAGAAGAACTTGGTAGATACTTCCGAAACAATATGTATCCAG GTGAAGGTACCGGTTTGCTCCGTCTCCATAGTACATACCGTCACGACCTTAAAATTTACAGTTCTGACGAGGGACGCGTTCAG ATGTCTGCAGCTGCTTTTGCTAAAGGCCTACTTGACTTAGAAGGACAGCTGACCCCAATCCTG GTTTCTCTAGTTAGCAAGGATTCTTCAATGTTGGATGGCCTGGATACTGCAAGCAGTGAAATGGAAGAGGCCAAG ACTCAGTTGAATGAGATCATAACTGCCGGCACAAAGTTGGTACATGATTACGTCTCTTCTGAATCACCTTGGATGATCGATGGGGTTGGACTTCCTCCTCAAGCTAATGAGAGCCTACCTGAATTG GTAAAATTAGCTAAAAAGGTGACTGAACAAGTGAGGCTACTAgcaaaagatgaagaagagaatcCCACTGAGCCTAGCGCCTATGATGTTGTCCCTCCCTATGATCAAGCAAAGGCCCTTGGAAAGTCAAACATTGACGTTGGCCGGATTGCTGCTGGATTACCTTGTGGTAGTGAAGGATTTCTTTTGATGTATGCTCGCTGGAGAAAACTCGAAAAGGAACTCTACAATGAAAGAAGAGA CCGGTTCGACATAACGCAGATTCCTGATGTTTACGATTCATGCAA GTACGACCTGTTACATAATTCTCATCTCAACCTGAAAGGACTAGATGAACTCTTCAAAGTTGCTCAG TTACTAGCCGATGGTGTAATCCCAAATGAGTATGGGATCAATCCACAGCAAAAGCTTAAAATCGGTTCAAAG ATTGCTCGTCGCTTGCTGGGCAAAATCTTGATTGACTTGAGGAACACTCGAGAAGAGGCCATGAGTGTTGCTGAACTGAAGAAAAGCCAAGACCAAGTCTCGGTGTCATTATGTTCGCCGAGAAAGGAGGATAGATGTAGTCAGCCAAAACTTTTCATTAAAAGCGATGAGCTAAGACGGCCTAACACTGGAGAGAACAAAGATGACGATGAAGATAAAGAAACCAAGTACCGACTAGATCCAAA GTATGCAAATGTAATGACTCCTGAACGTCATGTGAGGACACGCCTTTACTTCACATCT GAATCACATATACATTCACTGATGAACGTCCTAAGGTATTGTAACCTCGACGAGTCTCTTCAAGGAGAAGAAGGTCTCGTCTGCCAAAGCGCATTGGAACGCCTTTGTAAGACCAAAGAGCTTGATTACATGAGCTACATTGTCCTAAGACTGTTCGAGAACACTGag GTATCTCTGGAAGATCCGAAACGATTCAGAATCGAACTTACATTTAGCCGTGGCGCAGATTTGTCTCCCTTAGAG AAGAATGACGAGGAAGCAGAATCTTTACTGAGGGAACACACACTTCCCATAATGGGACCAGAGAGGCTACAAGAGGTTAGTTCGTGTTTGACACTTGAGACAATGGAGAAGATGATACGTCCATTTGCAATGCCGGCCGAGGATTTCCCTCCGGCATCAATTCCGGCAGGCTTCTCCGGTTACTTTTCGAAAAGCGCCGCGGTGCTCGAGCGTCTTGTGAAACTCTGGCCCTTCAACAAGAACTCCACCTCTAATGCAAAAAAGCCAACAACGTAA
- the LOC106418403 gene encoding protein NRT1/ PTR FAMILY 5.8-like: protein MAGGDKRRGLSKSCALLIVIAGIERYAFKGVASNLVTYLTDVVKMSNSRAATTVNTWSGFTFMLPLFSAPFADSYGDRFFTILASSSLYFVGLVGLTLTAFAGSRSTTKTISIFFLYTSLSLVALGLGVLNPSLQAFGADQLDHDLDHDHEQDHEQDQEPSSENKEVKSDRKSQFFQWWYFGVCAGSLLGVTVMSYIQDTFGWVLGFAIPTGSMLLLIFLFLCGCGVYVYADQGSDLKSRPFQRIFDTIKGVVTRRSKITLENNHDLNAMELELQGKPLCNCSNTEATSTTTTKSLAGDESSKTGFSSLKTVKLFLRLLPIWTMLLMFAVIFQQPATFFTKQGMAMKRNIGPNFKIPPATLQSTITLSIILLMPLYDKVLIPMAKKISKNEKGITVMTRMGIGMFLSIIAIVIAALVERKRLKISKEMKTSPNSLEPLSIFWLLPQYILLGISDIFTVVGMQEFFYSEVPVRMRTMGFALYTSVFGVGSFVSAALISVIETYTKSRGGEHNWFADDMSEARLDNYYWLLALTSAISFLMYIVICKYFKSSSHEDDDRCDETS, encoded by the exons ATGGCTGGAGGAGATAAAAGAAGAggacttagcaaatcttgtgcCCTTCTCATAGTGATTGCCGGGATAGAGAGATATGCATTTAAAGGAGTTGCATCGAACTTAGTGACTTATTTAACTGATGTGGTAAAGATGAGCAATTCAAGAGCAGCCACGACTGTTAACACTTGGAGTGGCTTCACTTTCATGTTGCCTCTCTTCTCTGCTCCTTTCGCCGATTCTTACGGGGACAGATTCTTCACCATCctcgcttcttcttctctataCTTTGTT GGACTAGTGGGATTGACATTGACGGCATTTGCTGGGTCACGTTCCACTACTAAAACCATATCTATTTTCTTCCTGTACACTTCACTTAGCCTCGTCGCTCTCGGCCTAGGCGTCTTAAACCCATCTCTTCAAGCATTTGGTGCTGACCAGCTTGACCACGACCTTGACCATGACCATGAACAAGACCATGAACAAGACCAAGAGCCATCCTCAGAGAACAAAGAAGTCAAATCGGACCGCAAGTCTCAGTTTTTCCAATGGTGGTACTTTGGTGTCTGCGCCGGTAGTCTTCTAGGAGTCACCGTCATGTCTTATATCCAAGACACATTTGGTTGGGTTCTCGGTTTTGCAATCCCAACCGGTTCCATGTTACTATTGATCTTCTTGTTCCTATGTGGCTGCGGAGTTTATGTCTATGCTGATCAAGGTTCAGACCTAAAATCTAGACCATTTCAAAGGATCTTTGATACGATCAAAGGAGTAGTGACGAGAAGAAGTAAGATCACTCTTGAGAACAACCATGATTTAAATGCCATGGAGCTAGA GCTGCAAGGGAAGCCTCTATGTAACTGTAGCAACACTGAAGCTACTAGCACTACTACTACAAAGAGCTTAGCTGGTGATGAAAGCAGCAAAACCGGTTTCTCCAGCCTCAAAACCGTCAAGCTATTTCTTCGGCTACTACCCATATGGACAATGCTTCTAATGTTCGCAGTCATATTCCAACAACCAGCGACATTTTTCACAAAGCAAGGTATGGCTATGAAGAGAAACATCGGACCAAACTTCAAAATCCCACCCGCAACGTTACAAAGTACAATCACCTTGTCAATAATCCTTCTCATGCCGTTATACGACAAAGTCTTGATCCCAATGGCCAAGAAGATATCGAAAAATGAAAAGGGTATTACCGTCATGACAAGAATGGGAATAGGTATGTTCCTATCCATCATTGCCATCGTTATAGCCGCGTTAGTCGAGAGAAAAAGACTAAAGATAAGCAAAGAGATGAAGACTTCACCAAACTCTTTAGAACCGTTGAGCATATTCTGGCTCTTACCTCAGTACATTCTATTGGGAATCTCGGACATTTTCACGGTTGTTGGGATGCAAGAGTTCTTCTATAGCGAGGTTCCTGTTAGAATGAGAACAATGGGGTTTGCTTTGTACACGAGTGTTTTTGGTGTGGGGAGCTTCGTGAGCGCTGCGTTGATATCGGTGATAGAGACTTACACGAAGTCAAGAGGTGGGGAACATAACTGGTTTGCGGATGATATGTCGGAAGCTAGACTTGATAACTATTATTGGCTTTTGGCTCTCACAAGCGCTATTAGCTTTTTGATGTATATTGTTATTTGCAAGTATTTTAAGAGTAGTAGTCATGAGGATGATGATAGATGCGATGAAACTAGTTGA